CCATGACCAAATCCCCATACATGTTCATGACCTGGGTGACGCAGAGAGTTACAGATGTAAGAGAGAGAGCTAACTCAGCACAACCCAGAACAAGGGCCCCCCATTCATCTTCTCTATACAACTCTGACAAACCGATGTAAAAGACAGTGCCATAATAGTCACAAAGCACTGTGAGAGTTACAAATTTGATCAACTACAATGAAAGAGACGTGAAGAACAAAAAtattgggtctcattcactaattaCAACAAAGTGTTGTTAAATGTGCCAAAAAGATCCACTCACAATTTCTAGTGGATTCAAAACAGGTGGGTATggacataattatttatttccctTCTTTTAATATGTTGATGAATCTGAAATAtgccaaattattaataaataaataaatctgaaatatgccaaattattaataaataaataaataaaaacaaagcacaatCCCCATATATGAATCAAGTTTGCACAACGTGACGCATTCTTAAAGTCAAGTGTGCCATATTTATAGGATATATatggttacaaaatatttctattttaaatgtttcagtttaCTTGCAGTTTAACagtgaatcttgaaaaaatggaTAACCGTTTGCACTAAATcattttcaacatcgataataagaagaaatgtttcttgagcaccaaatcagcataatagaatgatttctgaaggatcatgagacactgaagactggagtaatgatgctggagtaaattcagctttgccatcacaggaataaattacattttacaatgcattcaaacagaaaacagttgtgttaaactgtaatattatttcacaatattactgattgtattgtatgtttgatcaaataaaagcaggcttGGCGAATATGAGAGACTTTTAAAAACgtttgaacgatagtgtatgCCTCCTGTTTATGTGATGTGATAAAATGTGAAACACTTATTGTAGGCTCACAATTTGAGTTGGTTCTGAATTGTAtccaaaatatagaaaaatgatCCAACAAGTGAATATGgcccaacattaataataatcttcattaataattacaaatgatttttaacCAAGGGGCCCACCTGATCATTGAGCCAGTTCTGACCATAAAGTGTGCTCAGATCATCCATGGTGAGGACGTGACGTTTGTAATTTACACGAAACCCCCGCATCACAGCACTTCCGGACATGCGCTGGTAGGACTGCATTAAATGTTGCACCATTAACTTCCTGTAAACAGGCACAAGTTAAAATGATATACAAAATGAGACTTCACAGTCAAGTCTTTCATCAATGTGGCAAGATTCAGTAAGACTTGTGACTGGTGTGAGCCACCTCTGACCTTTGAGGACTTGAAAAGCTCTCGTTAAAGATCTCCTGAAGCGTCTCCACCACCTCATCCACATGGATGGGAATCAAACTCCCATACTGCTGGAGAAACTCATCTAGAATACCTGAGAAAGAGGAGGAGTGAGAGAAGAATAACCATAATACATATCCTATATTCCTGTTCCATATTTAGGAAAAATTATATGTTGTACCTTGTACACAAGAGATGTGTTCGCTGCTAAGCTGATTCTGTGGGGAGGACTTTTCCCGCTGAGACTGGACAGTAGCAGGGGAGGCCCGTCCCTCCCTGTCCCCCATGACTGCACCATGGATACCATCCCTTCCTTTCAGAATCCCATGTGTGCTACAGGAGCCTAGGAAATCAATATGGGTCATTAATATCCAAGGAGGAGGATAAATGAAAAGATGTCACAAGTTGGAATGCTTTACCAGTCATTTACCGTAGCTTACCTTTGCTAAACAATAATAtaagaaatgaatgaaaagatcctgcaaagttttaaatctgaaggTGCACCacgtataaagttattgtctctcaaaagaaagagtcaactctgaatcattgaaacgagtcatttttaaaacgaatcccaagccgtttcacgTTGAGGACAACATGAAACATttgcatattgcccgcccacttgttggtcttttcgccttggtctgaatgaaaatgctaattcattgtTTGCCACTAGGTGCGCTTTGAGCAgtaaaatagcggtttccccggtaacgctgtacacaaagcagcactgcgctcacaaacactgctttatcagacattacaggctcatgatgaaattaaaatgagaccaatcgaccaatcaccgcagattagcatcacgcaaaggaggagtttggaaaaatgaatcgttgagtgAATTGTTTGGGAGTCGTTCAGCAagcaaggtaaaaataaatgcatattataagacaatgaaactgttttttgaccttgcatgcatgtcaacctgttgttggggactcccaaaaccaaaatatgaacctttcattacccataatatgGGCACTAaatctattaattattaatttatatttaaaaaatgtacattattttaattaaattatctttaCTAGCACAAATAgcactgtttaaattatattttaatgcatatacaAATGTTCAAAACTTTCAAATGTTCACAATTTACACTTCAAACTGAAAAACTCATTTAATAACAGTCAGGTATCTCATGTTAAACAATTACAGGGATAGTTGaaccaagaatgaaaattctgtcattaatttctcaccctcatgtcgttgcaaacccgtaagacctttgttcttcttttgaacacaatttaagatatttttgatgaaatccaagagctttctgaccctgcatagacagcaacggaacTGAAATGTTCTTAGACCCAGAAACATATTTAGGACATTGTTTaaattgtccatgtgacatcagtggttcaaccgtaatattacaaagctacgaaaatactttttgtgcgctaagaaaaaaaaactactttattaaacaatttttctCCCTCCACTGTAATTATCAAGGGTAACCCACCgcatgttgaataaagttgttaattttcttttgtttgtgcacaaaaaatattcttgtagctttgtaaaattacggctgaaccactgatgtcacatgcacTATTTTAGCGACGTCCGGATGATTTtaacatgtcagttgtgttgctgtctatgcagggtcagaaagctcttggatttcatgaaaactaacttaatttgtgtttagAAGTTTCAGAACGACATGAgtttgagtaattaatgacagaattttaatgaactttttgggtgaactaaccctttaatctgaTTAACTCTTTTAAAAAAGTTGCTAAGACTAACTTGTTTTCCAAAATTACACCACAAATGTCAAAAAGAGAGTTAATACTCACCAGATAAATCAGCTCCTCTTTCTTCTGTTGTCCCCAAACGTCCTTCTGGATCTCCATTTAACAATGAACTGCCAGGCAGTCTCTGAAAAGGTTGAATGCCAGAGTGGCGGCGTCTGTGACATCTGCGTACCCTCCTGTATCCCATAGTTCCTGCCCATTTGGCTCGCTGACGCCAAGTTCTCCACTGCTGGGCCAAACGGTAGCGAACGCTCAAACACCTCTGGCCCCGATACCGCAACCGAGCTAGCTTCCTCTCTTTGAGTGGACTGGGGCTAGTCTGGACCAAGCAGAGGGTAAAGTCATCTGTAACACTGACATCCATTTCCACTAGCTTTGAGTGCTCTGGCGAGCCCCACTCCTCATCGTCACCTTTATTGTTACACTGTAAACCACCCTCGGCTCTCCTGTCCGCCAGATCCTCTTCACTCTCCATCTCCACATTTTCCTCCTCGTTCTTCACCTCAGGGACAGTATAGTCTGCACCCCACATTCTGACGTCCTCCTCTCTGCGCCCCAGTTTGAAGTGGGCTGGGCTCGGGGCATGTTGGGCCATGGCTGGATTCATTAAATGGCCACCTCCAATGGCACCCCCACCCCCAGCGCCCTCCTGCCCTGCGGTCAGCGTCAGCTCATTGGACCAGTGTGTTTGAGCCAGGCTGCTGCCACTGTCTCTCATGATCCAGGAGCACCCTGCGACCTGCGCCAGCCTGCCTCCTCGCTAATGCGTGACAGAAAACATGACAATCGTCAGAGCAAAGAACCAACAGAATGcgaaatgcaaaaaatgtagaaCGCAAGCACATTCAGTGACCTAAAACGTGAATAAAACTCTAGTTGTCATTTGATATACGAACATTAGCAAGATCAGCAAGATTATTTTTTGGTGCATTTTAACTGGTTTCTTTTAGGTCTTTGTGCTGAATGCACAATTACCAACAGTGCACTTGACCAAACTTACAACAACCAGAGAATaacaagtgtaaaaaaaacaccaagctagttgaaaaaaagacttttatattaTGAAAAGGGTCTAGTCTCAATGTGTTTAGTATATGTGTCACTAATAAGGTTCTTTTTGACCTAGTAgccatttttaaaggaatagttcactcacaaATTACAGTTCTGTCGTTCACTAACCtgcaagttgtttcaaacctgtatgagtttttttctttattgctttattcagtggctaccgtcaaatgtttttcaaaatatcttcttttgtgctcaatagcagagaaactcacacaggtttgatTTTAGCACACTGAGTTTTTATTAGCACAGATGTGGATCAAGTAGTAATGAAGACTAGTAATGTGTGGTAACTAAGTAAATAAGCTCAATTTCGATTTAATGTGagctttaaaaataattgaaataatactactaaaaaaactaataaatagttCTAATTTTGTATTTCAATTAGGCCTTCCTTGAAAATATTTCACTGTATGGCAATTATTATTAGAGAATGACCTTGGAGATTAAAGTAGAAAAATTCATGGCATTTCCAACTATTAACTAACTTTTAACTATGTAACTAATGAGGTGTTATAACGTGTCACAATACATCACAATCCAAAATTATGTATTGTAGATAGTGATAATACGTACGgtgtatagttcacccaaaaggtcacacatttgagcttctgtgtttattattatactgcactgtatatatatatataagtattaataCATTCAAactaaaatagattaaaatgtttaaaaagtatgttttcaggGTCAGAGTGCAgcgttttaatataattctatatttttatcGAAGCAGAACCATGAATACTTCTACTCTGGTGTCACAATTGCTCTGTGCATGGAGAAGGACCAAGATCATTCATGGTTAATactaaattttaataaacaacacTTTTTATTAACTGTTCATCATgacttaattaataataataataataataaatacaagttTTACTATATTGCCCTAGTTTAAAGTATCATGAGAGTATGTCTCATGAGATCAGTATTGTGTTTCAAATCGTCACGAGGGTATTGTTTAGCTCTATAATGAAGAGTTAAGTTTCTGATGTAGCCATCTCAGTCATTGACAGTAATACCGAGAAATGCTAGGTCAATGTATTCATTTCAAGGTTCATGTAAAATTACttgacattttaatgttatttaaatcgAACCTAGCACATGTGGCTGTATTTTGTCCATGAAGTTGTAAGTGTTCACGCAAGAAGAGAGTCAAAGCCGCGGAGATGAGATAAACTCGTGCACGATGCGCTTTGTTCCGCACTTTTACTCTGAATAATGTGAGAAGTGTTAAGTGGAACAGGCTGAGCCTAGCTAATACACGAGTCTGGTATTTggctaaaattatatttcaagtttttaatagAACAGAGCACCACAAGTATTGGTCAAATAACGCATCATTCCAGCGGGCAAATCAAGCACCGATCACAAATAAACACCGCTCGGCCTCCGGTGTCGCGATGCAGAAAATGTGGGGTGTCGGCACCACCGATTACTCACCGTTTAACCGTAACGTCAAGCCAAAAGCTTTGGCGTTGTCTGCCAACGCAAAAAGCGGATAACTAAGTTTTGTGAGGATATAAAGTGAAAGATAAAATAAAGGCTGGTTTAAATCTTGGCTCATTCAATGAGAGCTGGCGCTTCTTTAGGGCGAAAACACTCTTCTTCCGCCGCGTCTCTATGACGTCACGTCGGTGTACGCGGTGGACAGGAACATGAACTACATCTGAAAATAATTTATGAGTATTGTCCAATACGACAGGACACAATAATGCTATTTTAAGTGTTTCCTCAAgctattaaacacattttttaaataattttctcagAAATTAGTCATCAACACCCCCTTCAAACCACTCAAATGCCCCACGCGAAATAAAATATTACCTGTCACCAACTTTTATGTGTAGCTTTATATTGAAATACTTACAGATATTGTTAAGAATTAATTGTGACGATTGAATATTAAATGACAAGTGTAATATTATGTTCTGGACTGATAAATAGTACATTTATGCAGTGCACCTCGGttctaaaaaaaacttaattctccGCAGTGAGTGtctttgaaattgtttaatttttcatctCAGATGACATACCCTCTACTTCAgaggatagattttttttttttttttttttttttttttaaatcacatcaaTGTTTATTCAGGTTGTTACTTTCAAACCTTCTGTAAATCTGGAGGCTAGTGTGGATTCTGTGAATCCTACAGTTATGTAGGCTACCCCTAACTGGTGAATGATCAGTCAGCTCTCTACTGGCAGATATTTTGGCACAATGGCAGCAGAAAAAGCCTTACTTACGCCCTTCAGTTTGTGAACTATGGTCAGAAATGAATGTCCCTAATCAGCAATGATAATCTATATACTTTTCAAAATGAACATCTATGATAAGCATGATAAGGCAGATGCCAAGTTGTTCATGACAACTTCTTtccataaacattcattaaaaaaaagaaaaaaggatggaTAGTGTAATTACTCTGAACTTTGTTATCACAAAATAGTTTTAGAGGTGTGGTCAcagaaacattttctttcttccagAAAGCAAGGAGATTTTAGTAGGAAAGggattttttaatattcttacaAAAGAGAAAATCAACACTAAAATATTGTTTATCTATAGCCAGACTGGGTTACAGCTATTTTGTAAAATgcttttatagttattttactgATGTTAGAACAAAACAGAAAGTACATATAAGTGGTAAATGTAGTGATACTACATATGaatattccagaaaaaaaaaaaaattaaccaagaACCACAATCTTTCTCCCACTCCCTACTAGCCAAACACACTGCAGCGCTGTCCTGAGTCACCGGTCCGCTCAAAGAACATGAAGTCCTGCAGGACGacacagagaaacaataaaatgaaatatatgaatgGTCATATAAAGAAAGTAACCGTAAATATCAAAACTGGTGgatgaatgaatgtttttgtgtCATATCTCACTATAAGGAAACATGCTCCCAGCAGAACCGCTTTCATCCTCACATCCAAGTCCATGGGGAAGTTAATGCCAAAATTATCTGTATCAGTCAGTGTCTCTTTGATGAAGCCAGTCCACTGTTTACTGATGCGACCAACAGAATTCCCATCCTTACCGCAAATCTGCACCAGAGGACAGAAAAATAACCACaaactatattatattttcttatggactggaaaacacaatgtgAATATCCTGTATATACCCTgatactgtatatgtttaaatATCTCAAAAATGATTGCAGTCACACATACGTGAAAAAGTACACAATAACAGATAAATACATACGTCAAAATCCACATCCCCACAGCAGCTGATGGCACACAAAGGCCCTTCGATGGATAGTACCTTGGTTTTGGACGTGTCATAGATAGAGAACCTGGGCTTAAACATGTGCCAGTCTTGATTGATGTAACCAATTGTATTCCCTGGTGGAGCCTGTACCTCCATCTTCAGTCAATGTCACATTCCGACAGGAAAAAGAATTGGAGAATGggttatgtaaatacatatataatattcattGTATATTTAGCAATTCCAGAAAATCTTGTTGAAATGTTttatccctctctctttctctccaaagGTCAGAAAAACTCTACACAGAACTTCAGCTGCATTCTGAGTTGTTACCTCTTGAAGACAGCAGGGGAAACAGCAGGACATGCAGCGGTAAGGCCTGATTAAGTGAATCACTTCCTGATCAAAATTATCTTTTATCTGCAGTTCAAAACTCCTCAGAGGGCCACAGATATTTCGTGTGCAGCAGTCAGTGTTTTCTTTAGCATGGAAGATCTTTTGACCCACGCTGTTCTTAATCTCATACTGGTTATTAGTCTCAAAGCCAATAATGGCTGGAAAAGAAGATCATTTGTTCATTAGCATTTGACTTATAATTTAGTTATGtcaacaaaaagacaaaaggatAAAGATTTAAAGTTCTAtatgacaaaaatgtttaataacttcAATTTagaacttttagttttttttagaatttagaatagaATTTTTACCTTCAAGGAGCTCAATCTTTTGATGGACTAATATCTGATCAATCTGTAAGAGCAGAATAGAAAGCAGATATATTCCATTGTACATTTTCCTATTATAACATAACAATTATTGTGTACAGCTTTGAGTGATTGTTCAACCAATATGGAAATTCTATCATTGTTtactaaacctgtatgaatttctggTCACACTTTAATTTAGAAACCAGTTCTCACTATAACAAACTATCATTactgcatttcattggctctgtactctgcagtgacaataaagttgaatctaatctaatcatatgacttttgcctcaataaacaaccaatttgttgcttattaatagttagtaaggtagttgttaagtttaggtattgggtaagattaagagatgtagaatatggtcatccAGAACAAGGCATTGCAACGCTATCTCAtgccaattcgtacatattttacgaggtggctaattcgtacgaattcgtacgacctcactcgtacgatttcatacgatttggctagaccccagtaacggttaagtttaggggcggggtttggtgtaggtcattcgtacaaattcatacgaatgtgcaactcgtaaaatacgtacgatttggcaaaaatcgtatgaatttgtacgagtgtggtcgtacgaattcgtacgaattagccacctcgtaaaatatgtacgaattgctgTGAGATCGGGctgatatgtttattattagtattaataaacagccaatatgttagtaatatgcatgcttttCTAATAAGCATCTTAATAGTAAGAATTTGTCTCtaaactgttttttcttcttcatactATAGAAGTAAGTTTGGTTACCCACTTTCttcaaaacagaagaaagaaacagttcAGAACAAAGggtaagtgatttttaaaaatgtaatgtttgtttgaaatgttcCTTTTTGACATATCACTCACTTATTGTGGCAATTGACAAATGTAATTGTACAACTCTTACCAtcttatttacattaaataattcattttacatGAAACACTCACCCGTGTAAGGTACTCCAAACCAGGTGGGACAGCCGCTGGGTTAGAATAAAGCTGGGACATGTTGAACTAACTAAATCGCGAAAGGGTTTCTAATAGAGAGTAAACAGCCAATTCATTATTCCACACACTTCACAAATGAAACAACCAATGTGCCATTAACTGGTGTAAAATGAcaggaaataatttatatttattttttgtcatatagGTCCTGAACACTTAAATGGTTAAGGAAAAATCAACTCAATCTCTTTTTAGAGACACAAATTCACTGAATATCCTCTAAGAATgtctgttttctattataataaatgtttaactaCTTTAAAGCACAGAATATGCTGACAAATATCCTGCCTATGGCAATGCATAACAaatagcattttcctttaaaaaatttgCATTAACTTGCAAATTTGTAAACTGAGACCATCAAGCAAACTACAGAAGTAAAAATGACACTCAAAAATTAGATGCTTGAATTGGTAAAACTAAATCCAACTTCTGTATTGTATATGCGCTTACCTCACGTTAAGTAGCTGATTGTTGAAATAATGGTAAGGACAGCGTTGCAGCAGATTGTGTGAAGACTCAAGCATGTGACTAGGGGAAAGTGTGCATACGTGaatgtctcgtcacacccctttGCCCACACTCCCTTTGGATTTTACTCACGGAACGAGCAGTGACATCAGCAAACAAAACAGTGCAAATGAAAAGTGGCTTgactttaaaagaacatttatttttttagaattcacTGCTGTAAATGGTCAGAAAAATATAGCATTTCCTCATCTTTCAAACATATACACCTGTACATACATGTACTATTTACACTGGGATGCAGGACGCATGAACAAAATAAGAGAAATCTGTTTTCAGTCTTAAAATCAAAAACTCAATTCTACCATTGTTTTTGACAGGATACACAAATAACACAAATCAAGCAGTAAAACTGTCTATATACGCTGATATCTGCTTTACAATGGGCAAAGGTTAATCTGAGAACATCCTGTAACAATAAAAGTGAGGATATTCATCACAAGACTGAAAACATTACTTAGAAAAAACAATGAGATTGATTTGAACAGCGTTGTACAGATCTGAGCTGGAGGTGTTCCTTATCTACCACTCCTATTTGCACTTAAGTCTTTCATACAGTGCTCCATGACACAAATAAGGTGTGTCGGTTTAGTGCGACACCTGTGCTAAGGGGCCCCCAGGGGCAAGACAGAAAAATACTGGATTGGAACAACACCTCTTTGCTGGAAATGGAGTTGTTTTAATGGATGCTTTGTACATGGTATCTGGATTCATAAATATGAAAACTTTGATgagaaaaatgttgtaaaatgtcaAAATCTTAATTGTCCTAAAATATGGTCAATTTTCcttgactggttttgtgagattcacccatctTGACATATAGTAGTGCAAATAAGTGCATGAGTTTTAGTATGCCTTATACCTGAAAAACACTTAATGTCATAAACCAAGACCAGCCTTTCAACACAGAACAAAGGAGAACAAatgcagtcttttttttaatttaacagaaaCTAATTAAGAGTAATCAGAATAGTAAAAAGCACAGGTATGAGAACGTCTCattcatttaaatacacacacaggatCTGCTCCCATACATTCATTCTCGGTGGTCTCTTTTGACCGTGGAGCCCCGAGTGTCCCTGCATCTGTAGCAGTAGAAAATATCAGGTACGTTGGACTTCTTAATCTTAGCGCAGGAGAGATGGACCCATATGGAGCACTCATCACATTCAATCAT
The sequence above is drawn from the Cyprinus carpio isolate SPL01 chromosome B5, ASM1834038v1, whole genome shotgun sequence genome and encodes:
- the senp3a gene encoding sentrin-specific protease 3a; protein product: MRDSGSSLAQTHWSNELTLTAGQEGAGGGGAIGGGHLMNPAMAQHAPSPAHFKLGRREEDVRMWGADYTVPEVKNEEENVEMESEEDLADRRAEGGLQCNNKGDDEEWGSPEHSKLVEMDVSVTDDFTLCLVQTSPSPLKERKLARLRYRGQRCLSVRYRLAQQWRTWRQRAKWAGTMGYRRVRRCHRRRHSGIQPFQRLPGSSLLNGDPEGRLGTTEERGADLSGSCSTHGILKGRDGIHGAVMGDREGRASPATVQSQREKSSPQNQLSSEHISCVQGILDEFLQQYGSLIPIHVDEVVETLQEIFNESFSSPQRKLMVQHLMQSYQRMSGSAVMRGFRVNYKRHVLTMDDLSTLYGQNWLNDQVMNMYGDLVMDAAPEKVHFFNSFFYDKLRTKGYDGVKRWTKNVDIFQKKFLLIPIHLEVHWSLVCVNVPQRSITYFDSQRTLNRRCPKHIAKYLQAEAIKREQKELYTGWKGFFKMNVARQNNDSDCGAFVLQYCKCLALEQPFSFGQQDMPKLRRQMYKELCHCKLSL
- the plscr3a gene encoding phospholipid scramblase 1; amino-acid sequence: MSQLYSNPAAVPPGLEYLTRIDQILVHQKIELLEAIIGFETNNQYEIKNSVGQKIFHAKENTDCCTRNICGPLRSFELQIKDNFDQEVIHLIRPYRCMSCCFPCCLQEMEVQAPPGNTIGYINQDWHMFKPRFSIYDTSKTKVLSIEGPLCAISCCGDVDFDICGKDGNSVGRISKQWTGFIKETLTDTDNFGINFPMDLDVRMKAVLLGACFLIDFMFFERTGDSGQRCSVFG